A genomic segment from Limosilactobacillus sp. encodes:
- a CDS encoding MarR family winged helix-turn-helix transcriptional regulator: MPNEQTEKLWLAITLAGKGYATWSAAHGMSEYFSTVLCELYINPGQSQRQLIDHTGYPKQSVNKAVKQLRDQGYLTVSVDPQDNRVKVCTLTPAGRKLAKEELAPLFRIEERTAKQFGDDKMNQLVHLAEEWSQLFWKSLRREEDEK, encoded by the coding sequence ATGCCAAACGAACAAACTGAAAAATTATGGTTAGCGATCACCCTGGCCGGTAAGGGCTACGCGACTTGGAGCGCGGCTCACGGGATGAGCGAGTACTTCAGCACCGTTTTGTGCGAACTCTATATCAATCCCGGGCAGAGCCAACGCCAGTTGATTGACCATACCGGCTACCCTAAGCAGTCGGTCAACAAGGCCGTCAAGCAACTGCGCGATCAGGGATACCTTACCGTGTCCGTTGATCCCCAAGACAACCGGGTCAAGGTCTGCACCTTGACTCCGGCCGGCCGGAAACTAGCCAAGGAAGAGCTGGCTCCGCTCTTTAGGATCGAGGAGCGCACCGCGAAACAGTTTGGTGACGATAAGATGAATCAGCTGGTTCACTTGGCGGAAGAGTGGAGCCAGCTCTTTTGGAAAAGCCTGCGAAGGGAGGAAGATGAAAAGTGA
- the codA gene encoding cytosine deaminase, whose protein sequence is MLIKNVHVDNQAALTDVQIKDGHFSKIAPNLVPDAGEQVIDGQGKVLLPPFVESHIHLDTQLTAGQPRWNESGTLFEGIRIWGERRQELTKQDVKQRALATIRLLVKHGIQHIRSHVDISDPRLTALQALLELKEEVKDQVDIQLVAFPQDGVLTNLQEKGLMEQAIKEGVDVIGGIPHMEFTTEDGWESVHYLTRLAERYDRLVDMHCDEIDDPASRNLEVLAADAYKRGIGDRVTASHATAMGSYNDAYASKLFGLLKRSGMNIVANPLVNVHLGGRFDTYPKRRGLTRIKDLTAAGINVSFGEDDIQDFMNPLGDGNMLDVIMMGVYVDHLMGYHQLQDSFKFVTYNGARTLHIQDQYGIAVGKPANCILLNAPDFYHALNEHREVLYNIRHGKVIAETRPAKTQLYLGF, encoded by the coding sequence ATGCTAATTAAAAATGTTCACGTCGATAACCAAGCAGCCCTCACTGATGTCCAGATTAAAGACGGGCACTTTAGTAAAATTGCTCCTAATCTGGTGCCGGATGCCGGTGAGCAAGTAATTGACGGTCAGGGCAAGGTTCTCCTGCCGCCCTTCGTTGAATCACACATTCATTTGGACACCCAGTTGACGGCGGGCCAACCGCGCTGGAACGAGTCTGGGACTCTGTTTGAAGGAATCCGAATCTGGGGCGAGCGCCGTCAGGAACTGACCAAGCAGGATGTCAAGCAACGGGCGTTGGCCACGATTCGCTTACTGGTCAAGCACGGCATTCAACACATTCGCAGCCACGTTGACATCAGCGATCCACGCCTCACCGCTCTTCAGGCTTTGCTCGAGCTAAAGGAGGAGGTCAAAGACCAGGTCGACATTCAATTAGTGGCCTTTCCGCAAGATGGCGTTCTAACCAACCTGCAGGAAAAGGGGCTCATGGAGCAAGCCATCAAGGAGGGCGTCGACGTCATCGGGGGGATTCCCCATATGGAATTCACCACCGAAGATGGCTGGGAGTCGGTTCACTACCTGACCAGGCTCGCGGAACGATACGATCGGCTGGTCGACATGCACTGTGATGAGATTGACGATCCGGCCTCTCGGAACCTGGAAGTGCTTGCGGCCGATGCCTACAAGCGGGGAATCGGCGACCGGGTCACCGCTAGCCACGCGACGGCGATGGGCTCCTACAACGATGCCTACGCGTCGAAGCTCTTTGGCCTGCTGAAGCGCAGCGGGATGAACATCGTGGCCAACCCACTGGTCAATGTCCACCTCGGCGGTCGCTTCGACACCTACCCGAAGCGGCGGGGCCTTACCCGAATTAAGGACCTGACGGCAGCCGGGATCAACGTTTCCTTTGGCGAGGACGATATTCAGGATTTCATGAATCCGCTGGGTGATGGCAACATGCTTGACGTGATCATGATGGGCGTCTACGTTGACCATCTGATGGGTTATCACCAGCTTCAGGATTCTTTCAAATTCGTTACCTACAATGGTGCCCGGACCTTGCACATCCAAGATCAGTATGGGATTGCGGTTGGTAAGCCGGCCAACTGCATCTTATTGAATGCCCCGGACTTCTACCACGCCCTCAACGAGCACCGCGAAGTCCTGTACAACATCCGGCACGGAAAGGTGATCGCCGAGACACGCCCGGCGAAGACACAGCTGTACCTGGGCTTTTAA
- a CDS encoding TerB N-terminal domain-containing protein, protein MNQNDVIQYIRQQFGVQPNYRLAQQWNACVFASPVNGRWFALLEQPQGETGRAYLDIQAEEPGLGEAHRMHKAGWHGVILDDQTPVATIQAALSRAFKQSLQSPEGAKQTERLIYVPPVRQTHIYHDQPLPQLGERALPFAKHKQLPAPLQKMRKLYDYTLPPASGRAKNFYVQGQSVADYTDDYRYQGDFHRYFPVYHDMTTAQLRGYFAWRTKIRQGEYVLAPDSFAYVYLYELINQIGVKTPEEGYQKLRDFQHGYAKLMDPRMGQCLQQWLRDYTIYYQLPDSAMREQFQEQIAADDAYWTLVKPTEQPAAAVTAALENYSSYDFGRCPLKKRDPALTAAIVKAAWCRLCHLPDENVESNLLGWQGESTTRPFANAVFYDRQPQRRFSRQVDALCSYHYHDGRWEHRYCVPAQRRAQKIGCLLHEIDRLIRQEFHLGRRLKPRPLAQAMLTQIEPAIAEARHQIEEERRPKIKINLANLDQIRADASVTRESLLTDEEKAAERAEEQRNVASVANTVPQPAAPQQPAEESPASDSTSAASGGAELGLTKDESYLLVHLLAGTDWQDYVRQHHLMVSILVDGLNEKLFDEIGDTVIEFDDQDQPAVIDDYREDLEDLLK, encoded by the coding sequence GTGAACCAAAATGACGTGATCCAATACATTCGCCAGCAATTCGGTGTTCAGCCGAACTATCGCCTGGCCCAGCAGTGGAACGCCTGCGTCTTTGCTTCCCCCGTCAACGGTCGCTGGTTTGCCCTCTTGGAGCAGCCCCAGGGTGAGACTGGTCGCGCCTACCTGGATATTCAGGCAGAGGAGCCGGGACTAGGAGAAGCGCACCGGATGCACAAGGCTGGCTGGCACGGGGTGATCCTTGACGACCAGACGCCGGTGGCAACAATCCAGGCTGCCCTCAGCCGGGCCTTCAAGCAGAGCCTGCAGTCGCCGGAAGGGGCCAAGCAGACCGAGCGGCTCATCTACGTGCCACCAGTTCGCCAGACCCACATCTACCACGATCAGCCACTGCCACAGCTAGGCGAGCGGGCCCTGCCCTTTGCCAAGCACAAGCAGTTGCCGGCGCCCCTGCAGAAAATGCGGAAGCTCTACGACTACACATTGCCACCAGCCAGTGGTCGGGCGAAGAACTTTTACGTCCAGGGGCAAAGCGTGGCGGACTATACGGACGACTATCGCTACCAAGGCGATTTTCACCGCTATTTTCCTGTCTACCACGACATGACGACCGCCCAGCTGCGCGGCTACTTTGCCTGGCGGACCAAGATTCGTCAGGGGGAGTATGTCCTGGCGCCGGACTCCTTTGCCTACGTTTACCTGTACGAGCTGATCAACCAGATCGGGGTCAAGACACCCGAGGAGGGTTACCAGAAGCTGCGGGACTTTCAGCATGGCTATGCCAAGTTGATGGATCCACGGATGGGTCAGTGCCTTCAGCAGTGGCTTCGTGACTACACGATTTACTATCAGCTGCCTGATTCGGCAATGCGGGAACAATTTCAAGAACAGATCGCAGCAGACGATGCCTATTGGACCCTGGTCAAACCGACGGAGCAACCGGCCGCGGCCGTAACGGCGGCCCTGGAGAATTATTCTTCCTATGATTTCGGCCGCTGTCCTCTTAAGAAGCGGGATCCGGCCCTGACGGCGGCGATCGTCAAGGCAGCTTGGTGCCGGTTGTGCCACCTGCCGGACGAAAACGTCGAGAGCAATCTCCTGGGGTGGCAGGGGGAAAGCACGACCCGGCCGTTTGCGAACGCGGTCTTTTATGACCGGCAGCCGCAGCGACGGTTTAGTCGCCAGGTCGACGCTCTTTGCAGCTACCACTATCACGACGGCCGCTGGGAGCACCGCTACTGCGTTCCGGCCCAGCGGCGGGCGCAGAAGATCGGTTGCCTGCTGCACGAAATTGACCGGCTCATTCGCCAGGAGTTTCATTTGGGCCGACGACTGAAACCGCGACCACTGGCACAAGCGATGCTGACGCAGATCGAGCCGGCAATTGCGGAGGCCCGCCACCAGATTGAAGAGGAGCGCCGGCCGAAAATCAAGATTAACCTGGCCAATCTGGACCAGATCCGGGCCGACGCGTCGGTAACCAGGGAGAGCTTGCTGACGGACGAGGAAAAGGCCGCCGAACGGGCCGAGGAGCAACGGAACGTGGCCAGTGTCGCGAACACCGTGCCCCAGCCCGCGGCACCGCAACAACCAGCGGAAGAGTCGCCTGCTTCGGACAGCACAAGCGCAGCGTCCGGGGGTGCAGAACTCGGCCTGACAAAGGACGAATCCTACCTACTGGTTCATCTTTTGGCCGGGACGGATTGGCAGGATTATGTTCGCCAGCACCACCTGATGGTCAGCATTTTAGTTGATGGCCTCAACGAAAAGCTGTTTGACGAGATTGGTGACACGGTGATTGAATTTGATGATCAGGACCAGCCCGCAGTCATTGATGACTACCGGGAGGATCTTGAGGATTTACTAAAGTGA
- a CDS encoding ABC transporter ATP-binding protein: MKILWPHLKHYKKDIVGALVAIVVAALASLWQPRLLENIQKALLANQQEAVFRDGIWLIVLGLAAIVAGIFNVYFAARIAQGVTSDLREETYAKIQQFSLANIEHFSSGSLTTRLINDMNQVMNVMMTIFMMLLRIPIILIGSFALAIITIPRYWWAPVIMVALIIGAGIWVLKNMNSLFAKYQVQMDRISTKVKENLQGVRVVKSFNQGDNEVRRFNQVSDRLNDYNIKIGYWFSAVMPVFQLIAYLIIGLVIYLIGTTISTHPADVTVISPYVSYITTLLFAIMIGGMVIMTFSRGMVSVRRIGEVLATEPTVTYPASDQFGRPDGSIEFDHVSFAYPDSVDETLKNISFSIAPKQMVGIVGATGSGKSTLAQLIARLYDPTAGTVKIGGHDIKALSEPTLRQTVALVLQKTILFSGTIADNLRQGKENASTRDLERAAEIARAGEFIDKYPDRFDHVVEERSANFSGGQKQRLSIARGVIGQPPILILDDSTSALDAESEKMVQQALEHDLPNTTTLMIAEKISSVRHADTILVLDQGRLVAQGTHEELLKTSPVYQEIYRTQKAKERRADLNE, from the coding sequence GTGAAAATCCTATGGCCGCATTTAAAACACTATAAGAAAGACATTGTCGGCGCCCTGGTGGCGATTGTGGTGGCCGCCCTGGCCTCGCTCTGGCAGCCTCGGCTGCTGGAGAACATCCAAAAAGCCTTGCTGGCAAACCAGCAGGAGGCCGTCTTCCGTGACGGAATCTGGCTGATCGTCCTCGGCCTGGCCGCAATCGTCGCCGGGATCTTCAACGTCTACTTCGCCGCCCGGATTGCCCAGGGGGTAACCAGTGACCTGCGTGAGGAGACCTACGCGAAAATTCAGCAGTTCTCCCTGGCCAATATCGAGCATTTTTCGTCCGGCTCACTGACGACCCGGCTGATCAACGATATGAACCAGGTGATGAACGTCATGATGACCATCTTCATGATGCTGCTGCGGATTCCAATCATCCTCATCGGTTCCTTCGCCCTGGCGATCATCACGATTCCGCGCTACTGGTGGGCGCCGGTCATCATGGTGGCCCTGATCATCGGGGCCGGGATCTGGGTCCTGAAGAACATGAACAGCCTCTTTGCCAAGTACCAGGTACAGATGGACCGGATCTCGACGAAGGTGAAGGAGAACCTCCAAGGGGTACGGGTCGTCAAGTCCTTCAACCAGGGGGACAATGAAGTCCGGCGCTTCAACCAGGTCTCTGATCGGCTGAACGATTACAACATCAAGATCGGCTACTGGTTCTCGGCGGTGATGCCGGTCTTCCAACTGATTGCCTACCTGATCATTGGTCTGGTGATCTACCTGATCGGGACGACGATTTCCACACACCCGGCCGACGTGACGGTAATCAGCCCATACGTTTCCTACATCACGACCCTGCTCTTTGCGATCATGATCGGGGGAATGGTGATCATGACCTTCTCCCGGGGAATGGTTTCGGTTCGGCGGATTGGTGAGGTCCTGGCGACCGAGCCAACGGTGACCTACCCGGCTAGCGATCAGTTCGGCCGCCCAGACGGTTCAATCGAGTTCGACCACGTCTCCTTTGCCTACCCGGACAGTGTGGACGAGACGCTGAAGAACATTTCATTTTCGATTGCTCCCAAGCAGATGGTCGGAATTGTCGGCGCCACCGGGTCGGGTAAATCTACCCTGGCCCAGCTGATCGCCCGTCTCTATGACCCAACGGCGGGGACGGTGAAGATCGGCGGGCACGATATCAAGGCGTTGAGCGAACCGACTCTCCGGCAGACGGTGGCCCTTGTCTTACAGAAGACAATTCTCTTCTCGGGGACGATTGCCGACAACCTTCGGCAGGGAAAGGAAAATGCCAGCACGCGGGACCTGGAGCGGGCGGCTGAGATTGCTCGGGCCGGGGAATTCATCGATAAGTACCCGGACCGCTTTGACCACGTAGTCGAGGAGCGCTCCGCCAACTTCTCCGGGGGCCAAAAGCAGCGGCTTTCGATCGCCCGGGGCGTGATCGGCCAGCCGCCAATCCTGATTCTGGATGATTCGACCTCGGCCCTGGACGCGGAGTCGGAGAAAATGGTTCAGCAGGCCCTGGAGCATGATCTGCCGAACACGACGACCCTGATGATCGCGGAAAAGATCAGCTCGGTCCGCCATGCCGACACAATCCTGGTGCTCGATCAGGGACGGTTGGTGGCCCAAGGCACCCACGAAGAGCTGCTGAAGACGTCGCCGGTCTACCAGGAAATCTACCGGACGCAGAAGGCCAAGGAAAGGAGGGCCGATCTCAATGAATAA
- a CDS encoding ABC transporter ATP-binding protein has protein sequence MNKEPEQSATKKALNYFYRYLKPYWKGITVVVVLSLISTVSQVLAPLFMGRAVTSLTKFVTAAFHGQWHLTRFYQALGLMLGAYVLGIVAIFIAWMVMSRFNANSTNDMRENLFSKFQRMTIRYFDTHQDGKLLSLFTSDLDNIFNALNEAVFEIISQSALFIGTVAIMFYANPTLALLTMATTPLILIVSLIIMRKARTYLDHQQDEIGELNGYINEQINGQRVIIANGLRQQSVAGFRKYNDRVRNAMFKGQFYSGMLFPLLNGLSLLNLAIVIAGGSWMIVSGQVGRAVGLGLIVTFVSYSQTYFQPLTQLTSIYSMIQLALTGARRLNAVEEQPEENQEKDGRVLKGLEHGVQLKDIHFGYQPDREILHGVSVGVKKGQSVAIVGPTGSGKTTIMNLLNRFYDVDSGQVEFDGTDVRDITLRSLRDNVGIVLQDSVLFTGTIADNIKYGKPAASQEEVEAAAKEAQIHDFIESLPDGYATKVSDEQSIFSTGQKQLISIARTILTDPAFLILDEATSNVDTVTEAKIQRAMDAVIAGRTSFVIAHRLKTILNADQIVVLKDGQVIERGTHQELLAERGFYYDLYTSQMTFE, from the coding sequence ATGAATAAGGAACCAGAACAGAGTGCTACCAAGAAGGCGCTGAACTACTTTTACCGCTACCTGAAGCCCTACTGGAAGGGGATCACGGTGGTGGTAGTCCTGAGTCTGATCTCGACCGTCTCCCAGGTTCTGGCGCCGCTCTTCATGGGACGAGCGGTGACCAGCCTGACCAAGTTCGTGACGGCCGCCTTCCATGGCCAGTGGCACCTCACCCGCTTTTACCAGGCGCTGGGGTTGATGCTGGGTGCCTACGTTCTCGGCATTGTCGCGATCTTTATCGCCTGGATGGTAATGTCGCGCTTTAACGCCAATTCCACGAACGACATGCGGGAGAACCTCTTCAGCAAGTTCCAACGGATGACGATTCGCTACTTTGACACCCACCAGGACGGGAAGCTGCTGTCACTGTTCACCTCGGACCTCGATAACATCTTCAACGCCCTGAACGAGGCGGTCTTCGAAATTATCTCGCAGAGCGCCCTCTTCATCGGCACGGTTGCCATCATGTTCTACGCCAACCCGACACTGGCCCTCCTGACGATGGCTACGACCCCGCTGATTTTAATCGTCAGCCTGATCATCATGCGGAAGGCCCGGACGTACCTGGACCATCAGCAGGATGAGATTGGGGAGTTGAACGGCTACATCAACGAGCAGATCAACGGCCAGCGGGTGATTATTGCCAACGGCCTGCGCCAGCAATCGGTGGCCGGCTTCCGGAAGTACAACGACCGGGTCCGCAACGCGATGTTCAAGGGGCAGTTCTACTCGGGAATGCTCTTCCCACTGCTCAATGGTTTGTCACTCTTGAACCTGGCGATTGTGATTGCCGGTGGCTCCTGGATGATCGTTAGCGGTCAGGTTGGCCGGGCGGTTGGATTGGGCCTGATCGTGACCTTCGTTTCCTACTCGCAAACCTACTTCCAGCCGCTGACCCAGCTGACCTCGATCTACTCGATGATTCAACTGGCCCTGACCGGGGCACGGCGGCTGAACGCGGTCGAGGAGCAGCCGGAAGAAAACCAAGAAAAGGATGGCCGCGTGCTGAAGGGCCTAGAACACGGTGTCCAGCTCAAGGACATTCACTTTGGCTACCAGCCCGACCGTGAGATCCTGCACGGGGTCAGCGTCGGCGTCAAGAAGGGGCAATCCGTGGCGATCGTTGGGCCGACCGGATCCGGGAAGACGACGATCATGAACCTGCTCAACCGCTTCTACGACGTCGATTCCGGCCAGGTCGAATTCGACGGGACCGACGTGCGGGACATTACCCTGCGGTCGCTGCGGGATAACGTCGGGATCGTTCTGCAGGATTCGGTCCTCTTCACCGGGACGATCGCGGATAATATCAAGTATGGCAAGCCCGCGGCCAGCCAGGAGGAGGTCGAGGCGGCGGCCAAGGAGGCTCAGATTCACGACTTTATTGAGAGCCTGCCGGACGGCTACGCGACGAAGGTTTCCGACGAGCAGTCGATCTTTTCAACCGGGCAAAAGCAGCTGATCTCGATTGCCCGGACGATCCTGACCGACCCGGCCTTCCTGATCCTGGATGAGGCAACCTCGAACGTCGACACGGTGACCGAGGCGAAGATCCAAAGGGCGATGGACGCCGTGATCGCGGGGCGGACGAGCTTCGTGATTGCCCACCGGCTGAAGACGATTTTGAACGCCGATCAGATCGTGGTCTTAAAGGACGGCCAGGTGATCGAGCGGGGGACCCACCAGGAGCTGCTGGCAGAACGGGGCTTCTACTATGATCTCTATACTAGCCAGATGACGTTTGAATAA
- a CDS encoding IS30 family transposase: MTHLNDTMSTILLTTHKKNAHLTKEERVMIATLKSQGLSNRAIGRQLGVNHQTINNELNRGTVRQLRRQKSNGKIYEYSYYIYSYEAGQATYLEHHRHSGRRRLYYSSKQFLRLADQLMLGEFDDHHYSPQAVIYKARDLMNDGTLIPKSVVTLYQWINEGVLRTSNLDLFEKPKRKHHQTHPQAKRCLGPNIAQRPQTADQRSEIGHWELDTVQGQKNGNDSVVLVMTDRLSRVNITSKIAGKTAHAVNQFFINLRQKMGTDAYYRIFKTITSDNGSEFSELTQVHDHVFYADPYSPWERGSNEINNRFLRKEITKGEAINNYSSAQIIATNDWMNHYPRAMFNGHSSMDIYRKAFYQEISQLHQPIINWSVLFI; this comes from the coding sequence ATGACGCACTTAAATGATACCATGTCTACTATTTTATTGACTACTCATAAAAAGAATGCTCATCTTACTAAAGAAGAACGTGTGATGATTGCGACTTTAAAGTCGCAAGGACTTTCCAATCGCGCAATTGGTCGCCAATTAGGAGTTAATCATCAAACAATTAATAACGAGCTCAACCGTGGTACGGTCCGCCAACTTCGTCGTCAAAAATCTAATGGTAAGATTTACGAATATTCTTACTACATCTATAGTTATGAAGCTGGTCAGGCCACATATCTTGAACATCACCGCCATTCTGGTCGTCGTCGCTTATATTATTCTTCAAAGCAATTTTTACGATTAGCTGATCAGCTAATGCTTGGTGAGTTTGACGACCACCATTACTCCCCACAAGCGGTTATTTATAAGGCTCGAGATTTAATGAATGATGGCACCCTGATCCCAAAGTCGGTTGTAACTTTATATCAATGGATTAATGAGGGTGTGCTTCGTACGTCCAATTTAGACCTCTTTGAAAAACCTAAACGTAAGCATCATCAAACTCATCCGCAAGCTAAAAGGTGCTTAGGGCCTAATATTGCTCAACGACCTCAAACTGCGGACCAACGGTCCGAAATTGGCCATTGGGAACTGGATACAGTTCAGGGACAGAAAAACGGTAATGACAGTGTTGTACTAGTAATGACTGATCGCCTTTCACGAGTTAATATCACGAGTAAAATTGCTGGTAAAACTGCGCATGCAGTAAATCAGTTCTTTATAAATTTGCGCCAGAAAATGGGCACAGATGCTTACTATCGCATTTTTAAGACAATAACCTCTGACAACGGTTCAGAATTTAGTGAGTTAACACAAGTTCACGATCATGTTTTCTATGCTGATCCGTATTCCCCTTGGGAACGTGGATCCAATGAGATCAATAACCGGTTTCTCCGCAAGGAGATTACCAAAGGTGAAGCTATAAATAACTATAGTAGTGCTCAGATCATAGCGACTAATGATTGGATGAATCACTATCCACGAGCTATGTTTAATGGACATTCGTCAATGGATATCTATCGTAAGGCCTTCTACCAAGAGATATCACAGCTCCATCAACCAATAATCAATTGGTCAGTATTATTTATTTGA
- a CDS encoding MFS transporter has product MNTSRFRLQAAVFVLTAFLLGCNEFMVVGVLSNIARSYQASLSAVGLLVTMFAMTYAICTPVLTTMTAKYDRFKVLMILMAAFLVGNTMTALAPNLVWLFASRILTAAVAGTIISLILVFVSIVAPLEKRSMLVAAVFSGFSTATIIGVPIGTTISMLSSWHISFLVISLLTIIVAACLYKLVPRHTQQATGSISHQLHLMTDRRILWGVIVMVTLMAAEYTFYTYIRPIITDVLGFSVGQLNWLLGLIGVMFIIGNTCAGIISSHYGIQKIPLISAACLLLLILMGTCFRFSWLGIVLLCLICFVLGMPGSILQVMFLNVAERDYPEAMSLASSLNPICTNVGVTIGSFVAAVSVNFVTISQIGYIGALFAVVSLIGSIILVRK; this is encoded by the coding sequence TTGAATACTTCACGCTTCCGTCTGCAAGCCGCGGTCTTTGTACTGACGGCCTTTCTTTTGGGCTGCAACGAGTTCATGGTCGTGGGCGTCCTGTCAAACATCGCCCGTTCCTACCAGGCCTCGCTTTCGGCAGTCGGGCTGTTGGTCACGATGTTTGCCATGACCTACGCCATCTGCACGCCGGTTCTGACCACCATGACCGCTAAGTACGACCGGTTCAAGGTCTTAATGATCCTGATGGCGGCCTTTTTGGTCGGCAACACCATGACCGCCCTGGCGCCGAATTTGGTCTGGCTCTTTGCCTCGCGAATCCTGACGGCCGCCGTCGCCGGAACGATCATTTCGCTGATCCTGGTCTTCGTCAGCATCGTCGCCCCGCTCGAAAAACGCTCCATGCTGGTGGCCGCCGTTTTCTCAGGCTTCAGCACCGCGACGATCATCGGGGTCCCGATCGGCACGACCATCAGCATGCTATCATCCTGGCACATCAGCTTCCTGGTAATTTCGCTGCTGACAATCATCGTGGCCGCCTGCCTGTACAAGCTGGTGCCCCGGCACACCCAACAGGCGACCGGTTCGATCAGCCATCAGCTGCATTTAATGACCGACCGGCGGATCCTGTGGGGTGTCATCGTGATGGTCACCTTGATGGCCGCCGAGTATACCTTCTACACCTATATTCGGCCGATCATCACCGACGTTCTCGGTTTCAGCGTTGGCCAGCTAAACTGGCTGCTGGGCCTGATCGGGGTCATGTTCATCATCGGTAATACCTGCGCCGGGATCATTTCCAGCCACTACGGAATCCAAAAAATCCCCCTGATCAGCGCCGCCTGCCTGCTCCTGCTGATCTTGATGGGAACCTGCTTCCGCTTTTCCTGGCTGGGGATCGTCCTCCTCTGCCTGATCTGTTTCGTGCTGGGAATGCCCGGTTCGATCCTGCAGGTGATGTTTTTAAACGTCGCCGAGCGCGATTATCCGGAGGCGATGAGCCTGGCCTCGTCACTCAACCCCATCTGTACCAACGTGGGCGTGACGATCGGTTCCTTTGTCGCCGCCGTCAGCGTCAATTTCGTGACCATCAGTCAGATCGGCTACATCGGTGCCCTCTTTGCCGTCGTCAGCCTGATCGGTTCAATCATTTTAGTTCGTAAATAG
- a CDS encoding ATP-binding protein, whose product MKNPFNPSFGRVPKIYLDRTQTVKQLETDIQDVDSPYLTTLIYGMRGSGKTALLTDVSRDIRKLPDWLVVDLTMSDKLIPTLIELVYKQADRGLQKLLTGINGISVDTAGILKVAYQRDRSSVTNSPHQPLLESLAETLHQRKLKLLITIDEISSTPALREFASIYQILLRNEYHIALLMAGLPSKVSELQNDDVLTFLLRSQRIYLEPLSLLTIKSSYQTAFSRDGRSINSANLNYITKATNGYAYAFQLLGFLLWRTGAQQINRGTIMQVLPKYKEELFRNVYLKMYQELSDVDQDFVYAMASLNQEPVKTAAIGAKMGKPKNYISIYRRRLIDDQLIIAPAWGEVKFTLPYFGEFVQEYHDLY is encoded by the coding sequence GTGAAAAATCCTTTTAACCCCAGCTTCGGTCGGGTTCCCAAAATTTACCTGGACCGCACCCAAACCGTCAAACAGCTTGAAACTGACATTCAGGATGTTGACAGTCCCTACTTAACCACCCTCATTTACGGGATGCGTGGCTCTGGAAAGACTGCGCTCTTGACTGACGTCAGCCGTGATATCAGGAAGCTTCCCGACTGGCTAGTCGTCGACCTTACCATGAGTGACAAGCTGATCCCAACGCTAATTGAATTGGTCTACAAGCAGGCCGATCGTGGGCTGCAAAAGCTGCTGACGGGGATTAACGGCATCAGCGTAGACACGGCGGGGATTTTGAAGGTAGCCTACCAGCGTGATCGTTCCAGTGTAACAAATTCGCCGCACCAACCCCTGCTGGAATCACTGGCGGAAACCCTTCACCAGCGGAAACTCAAGTTGCTAATTACCATTGATGAGATTAGTTCCACCCCCGCGTTAAGGGAGTTTGCTTCAATTTATCAAATTCTTTTGCGCAATGAATACCACATCGCCCTGCTGATGGCGGGCCTTCCCAGCAAGGTTTCGGAGCTGCAAAACGACGATGTGCTCACCTTCCTGCTCCGAAGCCAGCGAATTTATCTTGAACCCCTCAGCCTCCTTACCATTAAAAGCAGCTACCAAACGGCCTTTTCCCGTGACGGTCGCTCCATCAATTCCGCAAATCTAAACTACATCACCAAGGCCACTAATGGTTACGCCTATGCCTTTCAACTGCTTGGATTCCTTTTATGGCGGACCGGAGCCCAGCAAATCAATCGGGGAACGATTATGCAGGTCCTTCCTAAGTACAAGGAAGAACTGTTCAGAAACGTCTACCTTAAAATGTACCAGGAGCTTTCCGACGTCGATCAAGACTTTGTCTACGCAATGGCTAGTCTGAATCAGGAACCCGTCAAAACCGCCGCAATTGGGGCGAAAATGGGCAAGCCCAAAAACTACATTTCCATCTACCGCCGGCGTTTGATTGACGATCAGCTTATCATCGCGCCAGCGTGGGGTGAAGTAAAATTTACCCTGCCCTACTTCGGCGAATTCGTCCAAGAATATCATGACTTGTACTAA